In one window of Azotobacter salinestris DNA:
- a CDS encoding YkvA family protein, whose translation MKAPWFFFRFFRLARSLLADGRLREFLLDVARKKERRGQWLGGFREELHLLQLLCLAWWRGQYRQVSQQALLASIAGLLYFLSPLDALPDWFLGLGYLDDIAVLAWVARSWRGELDAFRAWLAAQSPQSLADLERLPAPGPEGR comes from the coding sequence ATGAAAGCACCTTGGTTCTTCTTTCGATTTTTTCGCCTTGCTCGATCCCTGCTGGCCGATGGGCGACTGAGGGAGTTCTTGCTGGATGTGGCGCGCAAGAAGGAGCGCAGGGGGCAGTGGCTAGGTGGTTTCCGAGAGGAGCTGCACCTGTTGCAATTGCTCTGTCTGGCCTGGTGGCGTGGACAATACCGGCAGGTCAGTCAGCAGGCATTGCTCGCGTCGATCGCCGGGTTACTGTATTTCCTGTCTCCCCTGGACGCGCTGCCCGACTGGTTCCTGGGTTTGGGATACCTGGACGACATCGCGGTGCTGGCCTGGGTGGCACGCAGTTGGCGGGGCGAACTGGATGCCTTTCGCGCCTGGCTGGCCGCCCAGTCGCCACAAAGCCTGGCCGATCTGGAGCGCCTGCCGGCTCCCGGGCCGGAAGGGCGCTGA
- a CDS encoding helix-turn-helix domain-containing protein, giving the protein MHEKKSTNVQMIMRDGQAEYAVLPWADYQALLQAAGQAGGMSELPERPAAAPALAELAALREAQNMSQEQLARAVGISPSYLGMIEAGERQPDSAIRRALAQALGIAEWEVDS; this is encoded by the coding sequence ATGCACGAGAAAAAAAGTACGAACGTTCAGATGATCATGCGTGATGGGCAGGCGGAGTATGCGGTGCTGCCCTGGGCCGACTATCAAGCACTGCTGCAGGCAGCAGGACAGGCTGGAGGGATGTCCGAACTGCCCGAGCGGCCTGCCGCGGCTCCGGCCCTTGCGGAATTGGCTGCCCTGCGCGAAGCTCAAAATATGTCGCAGGAGCAATTGGCTAGAGCCGTGGGCATCAGCCCGTCCTATCTGGGCATGATCGAGGCGGGTGAGCGACAGCCGGATTCCGCGATCCGGCGTGCCTTGGCGCAGGCCTTGGGCATTGCGGAGTGGGAGGTGGATTCTTGA
- a CDS encoding carboxy terminal-processing peptidase translates to MKRLFPSTFLAFTLGLSASLLAQTADAGNWDTLQPDRDQVIASLNVVELLKRHHYSKPPLNDARSEKIYESYLKLLDPARSYFTAADIAEFDRWRTQFDDFLKGGDLQPGFTIYKRHLTRLAERLHFTLGLLEKGVDSFDFERDESLLVDRENAPWAADKAALDDLWRKRLKDEALRMKIAGKEPKAIQELLIKRYRNQLSRLEQTRSEDIFQTYINAFAQTYDPHTNYLSPDNAENFDINMSLSLEGIGAVLQSDNEHVKVVRLVPAGPAEKSKQIAPADKIVGVAQANGEMVDVIGWRLDEVVKLIRGPKGSVVRLEIIPASNAPNDETSKVVAITREAVKLEEQAAKKSVLELPHEGHTYKLGVIEIPAFYLDFKAFRAGDPNYKSTTRDVKRLLSELKAEKVDGVVIDLRNNGGGSLQEATELTGLFIDQGPTVLVRNNDGRVDVLADENGGTYYTGPMAVLVNRLSASASEIFAGAMQDYHRALIIGGQTFGKGTVQTIQPLNHGELKLTLAKFYRVSGQSTQHQGVIPDISYPDEVDTQEIGESALPEAMPWDSIRPAIRPEVDPFKPFLSELKARHDQRTARDPDFVFTRNRLDLSRQLMQETTVSLNEGKRRAQHSSIESRQLAIENERRKAKGEELLTKLKDEDENALPLADDKSKKPEDDAYLAETGRILLDYLGLRASVAKH, encoded by the coding sequence ATGAAGCGCCTTTTCCCCAGCACTTTCCTCGCCTTCACCCTCGGCCTCAGTGCTTCGCTGCTGGCCCAGACGGCTGATGCCGGCAACTGGGACACCCTGCAACCGGACCGTGACCAGGTGATCGCCAGCCTGAACGTGGTGGAGCTCCTCAAGCGCCATCACTACAGCAAGCCACCACTCAACGATGCGCGCTCGGAAAAGATCTATGAGAGCTATCTCAAGCTGCTCGATCCGGCCCGCAGCTACTTCACCGCGGCAGACATCGCCGAGTTCGACCGTTGGCGCACCCAGTTCGACGACTTCCTGAAAGGCGGCGACCTGCAACCCGGCTTCACCATCTACAAGCGCCACCTGACCCGTCTGGCCGAGCGTCTGCACTTCACCCTGGGCCTGCTCGAGAAAGGCGTGGACAGCTTCGACTTCGAGCGCGACGAGAGCCTGCTGGTCGACCGCGAGAACGCTCCCTGGGCGGCGGACAAGGCTGCCCTAGACGACCTCTGGCGCAAGCGCCTGAAGGACGAGGCGCTTCGCATGAAGATCGCCGGCAAGGAGCCGAAGGCCATCCAGGAGCTGCTCATCAAGCGCTACCGCAACCAGTTGTCGCGCCTGGAGCAGACCCGCAGCGAAGACATCTTCCAGACCTACATCAATGCCTTCGCGCAGACCTATGACCCGCACACCAATTACCTGTCGCCTGACAATGCGGAAAACTTCGACATCAACATGAGTCTGTCGCTCGAGGGCATCGGCGCGGTGCTGCAAAGCGACAACGAGCACGTCAAGGTGGTCCGCCTGGTCCCCGCCGGCCCGGCGGAGAAGAGCAAGCAGATCGCCCCCGCCGACAAGATCGTCGGCGTCGCCCAGGCCAACGGCGAAATGGTCGACGTGATCGGCTGGCGCCTGGACGAGGTGGTCAAGCTGATCCGCGGACCGAAGGGCTCGGTAGTGCGCCTGGAGATCATTCCGGCCAGCAACGCTCCCAACGACGAGACCAGCAAGGTGGTCGCCATCACCCGGGAAGCGGTAAAGCTGGAAGAACAGGCCGCCAAGAAGTCCGTGCTCGAACTGCCCCACGAAGGGCACACCTACAAGCTCGGGGTGATCGAGATCCCGGCCTTCTACCTGGACTTCAAGGCGTTCCGCGCCGGCGACCCCAACTACAAGAGCACTACCCGCGACGTGAAGCGCCTGCTCAGCGAACTGAAGGCGGAGAAGGTCGACGGCGTGGTCATCGACCTGCGCAACAACGGCGGCGGCTCGCTGCAGGAAGCCACCGAGCTGACTGGCCTGTTCATCGACCAGGGACCCACCGTACTGGTGCGCAACAACGACGGCCGGGTCGACGTGCTCGCCGACGAGAACGGTGGCACCTACTACACCGGCCCGATGGCGGTCCTGGTCAACCGCCTCTCCGCCTCGGCCTCGGAAATCTTCGCCGGCGCCATGCAGGACTATCATCGCGCCTTGATCATCGGCGGCCAGACCTTCGGCAAGGGCACGGTGCAAACCATCCAGCCGCTCAACCATGGCGAGCTGAAGCTGACCCTGGCCAAGTTCTACCGGGTTTCCGGACAGAGCACCCAGCACCAGGGCGTGATTCCGGACATCAGCTATCCCGACGAGGTCGACACTCAGGAAATCGGCGAGAGCGCCCTGCCGGAAGCCATGCCCTGGGACAGCATCCGCCCGGCGATCCGCCCGGAAGTAGATCCGTTCAAGCCGTTCCTGAGCGAGCTCAAGGCACGCCATGACCAGCGTACGGCCCGGGATCCCGACTTTGTCTTTACCCGCAACCGCCTTGATCTGAGCCGACAGCTGATGCAGGAGACCACCGTCAGCCTCAATGAGGGCAAGCGGCGTGCCCAGCACAGCTCCATCGAGTCCAGACAGCTGGCCATCGAGAACGAGCGGCGCAAGGCCAAGGGCGAGGAGCTGCTGACCAAGTTGAAGGATGAGGACGAAAACGCTCTGCCCTTGGCGGACGACAAGAGCAAGAAGCCCGAGGACGATGCCTATCTGGCGGAAACCGGACGCATCCTGCTCGACTACCTGGGCCTGAGGGCCTCAGTGGCCAAGCACTGA
- a CDS encoding NAD(P)H-quinone oxidoreductase produces MKALQGIEGSVEWVERPAPSCDAGQIRIRVAAAGLNRADLLQRAGLYPPPPGASDVLGLECAGVVSEVGAGSRWQVGDRVCALLAGGGMAEEVVVDGRHVMPVPEGMSLVKAAVLPEVYATAWLNLFKLGALKSGEKALIHAGASGVGSAGIQLCKAFGNPCWVSVGSPERLAYCESLGAQGGVLRTQDLEGLRDFAPFDVILDPIGARYAALDLDLLARDGRWVIIGLMGGREAQLDLAKLLGKRVQLIGSTLRNRDDAFKGELIDELRRHVWPLFAEGRLDPRLEYSFAAKDVGAAFEMLASNTVSGKVALVIDDSLA; encoded by the coding sequence ATGAAGGCATTGCAAGGCATCGAGGGAAGTGTGGAGTGGGTCGAGCGGCCTGCGCCTTCCTGTGACGCGGGACAAATCAGGATTCGTGTGGCAGCCGCCGGTCTGAATCGGGCCGATCTGCTGCAGCGTGCCGGACTCTATCCGCCACCGCCCGGTGCCAGCGACGTGCTCGGCCTGGAGTGCGCCGGAGTGGTCAGCGAGGTTGGCGCAGGCAGTCGCTGGCAGGTCGGCGACCGGGTCTGCGCACTGCTGGCCGGTGGCGGCATGGCCGAGGAAGTGGTGGTCGACGGGCGGCATGTGATGCCGGTTCCGGAGGGGATGTCCCTGGTCAAGGCGGCCGTGTTGCCGGAGGTCTATGCCACGGCTTGGCTCAACCTGTTCAAGCTGGGTGCCCTCAAGTCGGGCGAGAAGGCGCTGATCCACGCCGGGGCCAGCGGGGTCGGCTCGGCGGGCATCCAGTTGTGCAAGGCATTCGGCAATCCCTGCTGGGTCAGCGTCGGCTCTCCCGAGCGCCTGGCCTACTGCGAATCGCTCGGTGCCCAAGGCGGCGTGCTGCGCACCCAGGATCTCGAGGGGCTGCGCGACTTCGCTCCCTTCGACGTGATCCTCGATCCGATCGGCGCGCGCTATGCTGCGCTGGATCTGGATCTGCTGGCCCGCGACGGACGTTGGGTGATCATCGGCCTGATGGGCGGACGCGAAGCACAGCTGGATCTGGCCAAGTTGCTGGGCAAGCGGGTGCAACTGATCGGCTCGACCCTGCGCAACCGCGACGACGCCTTCAAGGGCGAACTGATCGATGAGCTGCGTCGGCACGTCTGGCCGCTGTTCGCCGAGGGGCGCCTCGATCCGCGCCTGGAGTACAGCTTCGCCGCCAAGGATGTCGGCGCGGCCTTCGAGATGCTGGCCAGCAACACCGTATCCGGCAAAGTGGCGCTGGTGATCGACGACAGCCTGGCTTGA
- a CDS encoding M18 family aminopeptidase encodes MRTELNQGLIDFLKASPTPFHACASLAQRLESAGYQRLDEREAWPTQPGGRYYVTRNDSSIIAIQLGRRSPLEGGLRLVGAHTDSPCLRVKPQPELNRQGFWQLGVEVYGGVLLAPWFDRDLSLAGRVTFRRAGRVESQLINFKQPIAIIPNLAIHLNREANQGWAINAQNELPPILAQIAGDERGDFRALLAEQLQREHEINADVVLDFELCFYDTQGAALIGLNQDFIAGARLDNLLSCYAGLQALLAAGDTESCVLVCTDHEEIGSCSTCGADGPFLEQVLDRLLPEGDAFARIMQKSLLVSADNAHGVHPNYADRHDANHGPKLNAGPVIKVNSNQRYATNSETAGFFRHLCFDVEVPVQSFVVRSDMGCGSTIGPITASRLGVRAVDIGLPTFAMHSIRELAGSHDLTHLVKVLTAFYSSPLLP; translated from the coding sequence ATGCGTACAGAACTCAACCAGGGCCTGATCGACTTCCTCAAGGCTTCCCCCACTCCCTTCCACGCCTGCGCCAGTCTGGCTCAGCGCCTCGAATCCGCCGGCTACCAGCGTCTCGACGAACGCGAAGCCTGGCCGACCCAGCCCGGCGGACGCTACTACGTCACCCGCAACGACTCTTCGATCATCGCCATCCAGCTCGGCCGACGCTCGCCGCTGGAGGGAGGCCTGCGGCTGGTCGGCGCCCACACCGACAGCCCCTGCCTGCGCGTCAAGCCGCAGCCGGAGCTGAACCGCCAGGGCTTCTGGCAGCTCGGCGTGGAGGTCTATGGCGGCGTCCTGCTCGCCCCCTGGTTCGACCGCGACCTGTCGCTGGCCGGACGGGTCACCTTCCGCCGCGCCGGCCGCGTCGAAAGCCAGCTGATCAACTTCAAGCAGCCGATCGCCATCATTCCCAACCTGGCCATCCACCTCAACCGCGAGGCCAACCAAGGCTGGGCGATCAACGCGCAGAACGAATTGCCGCCCATCCTCGCGCAGATCGCCGGTGACGAGCGTGGCGACTTCCGTGCCCTGCTGGCCGAGCAGCTGCAGCGCGAGCACGAGATCAATGCCGACGTGGTGCTGGATTTCGAGCTCTGCTTCTACGATACCCAGGGTGCCGCGCTGATCGGCCTGAACCAGGACTTCATCGCCGGCGCCCGTCTGGACAACCTGCTGTCCTGCTACGCCGGCCTGCAGGCTCTGCTCGCCGCCGGCGACACGGAAAGCTGCGTGCTGGTCTGTACCGACCACGAGGAGATCGGCTCCTGCTCCACCTGCGGTGCCGACGGTCCCTTCCTCGAACAGGTACTCGACCGCCTGCTGCCGGAAGGCGATGCCTTCGCACGCATCATGCAGAAATCGCTGCTGGTTTCCGCGGACAACGCCCACGGCGTGCATCCCAACTATGCCGACCGCCATGACGCCAACCACGGTCCGAAGCTCAACGCCGGCCCGGTGATCAAGGTCAACAGCAACCAGCGCTATGCGACCAACAGCGAGACCGCCGGCTTCTTCCGCCACCTGTGCTTCGACGTCGAGGTACCGGTGCAGAGCTTCGTGGTGCGCAGCGACATGGGCTGCGGCTCGACCATCGGTCCGATCACTGCCAGCCGGCTCGGCGTGCGCGCCGTCGACATCGGTCTGCCGACCTTCGCCATGCACTCCATCCGCGAGCTGGCCGGCAGCCATGACCTCACACATCTGGTGAAGGTCCTGACCGCCTTCTACTCGAGCCCGCTGCTGCCTTGA
- a CDS encoding RluA family pseudouridine synthase, which produces MPLSNIEIVHQDDALLVVNKPTLLLSVPGRAEDNRDCLVTRLQENGYPEARIVHRLDWETSGLIVLARDADSHRELSRQFHDRETEKAYTALCWGQPEADSGRIELPLRYDPPTKPRHVVDHEQGRHALTFWRILERCGRYSRVELTPITGRSHQLRVHMLSIGHPLLGDRLYAHGEALAAAERLCLHASLLVLSHPQSGERLRFESTAPF; this is translated from the coding sequence ATGCCCCTGTCGAACATCGAAATCGTCCACCAGGACGACGCCCTGCTGGTGGTCAACAAGCCCACCCTGCTGCTTTCGGTGCCGGGTCGCGCCGAAGACAACCGGGACTGCCTGGTCACGCGCCTGCAGGAGAACGGCTATCCCGAGGCGCGCATCGTGCATCGTCTCGACTGGGAAACCTCCGGCCTGATCGTGCTGGCCCGCGACGCCGACAGCCACCGCGAGCTGTCCCGCCAGTTCCACGACCGGGAGACCGAGAAGGCCTATACCGCGCTCTGCTGGGGCCAGCCCGAGGCCGATAGCGGGCGCATCGAACTGCCGCTTCGCTATGACCCACCGACCAAGCCGCGCCACGTGGTCGACCACGAACAGGGGCGCCATGCCCTGACCTTCTGGCGGATACTGGAGCGCTGCGGCCGTTACAGCCGCGTCGAGCTGACCCCGATCACCGGCCGCTCCCATCAGCTGCGCGTACACATGCTATCCATCGGCCACCCACTGCTGGGCGATCGCCTCTACGCCCATGGCGAGGCCCTGGCTGCCGCCGAACGCCTGTGCCTGCATGCCAGCCTGCTGGTCCTCAGCCACCCGCAGAGCGGCGAGCGCCTGCGCTTCGAGAGCACCGCGCCTTTCTGA
- the minE gene encoding cell division topological specificity factor MinE, whose protein sequence is MNIFDFFRERKKQTSASIAKERLQIIVAHERGQRSAPDYLPDLQKELIEVIRKYVNIDNDQVQVILEDQGNCSILELNVTLPDR, encoded by the coding sequence ATGAATATTTTCGACTTCTTTCGCGAGCGCAAGAAACAAACATCTGCGTCCATCGCGAAAGAGCGTCTGCAGATCATCGTCGCCCACGAGCGCGGCCAGCGCAGTGCGCCGGACTACCTGCCGGACCTGCAAAAGGAGCTGATCGAGGTGATCCGCAAGTACGTCAACATCGACAACGATCAGGTACAAGTGATCCTCGAAGACCAGGGCAACTGCTCGATCCTGGAGCTCAACGTCACCCTGCCGGATCGCTGA
- the minD gene encoding septum site-determining protein MinD, with protein MAKILVVTSGKGGVGKTTTSAAIGTGLALRGHKTVVVDFDVGLRNLDLIMGCERRVVYDFVNVIQGDATLSQALIKDKRLENLYVLAASQTRDKDALSTEGVGRVMDELRESFEYIICDSPAGIEKGAHLAMYFADEAIVVTNPEVSSVRDSDRMLGLLASKSRRAENGEEPIKEHLLLTRYSPDRVNKGEMLGVEDVEEILAIRLLGVIPESQSVLKASNQGIPVILDEQSDAGLAYSDAVERLLGKDTPHRFLDVQKKGFLQRLFGGRE; from the coding sequence TTGGCCAAGATCCTCGTAGTCACTTCCGGCAAGGGTGGCGTCGGCAAAACCACGACCAGCGCCGCCATCGGTACCGGCCTCGCCCTGCGCGGGCACAAGACCGTCGTCGTCGATTTCGACGTAGGTCTGCGCAACCTCGACCTGATCATGGGCTGTGAACGTCGGGTCGTGTACGACTTCGTCAACGTCATCCAAGGCGATGCCACGCTCAGCCAGGCCCTGATCAAGGACAAGCGCCTGGAAAATCTCTATGTGCTGGCGGCCAGCCAGACCCGCGACAAGGATGCCCTGAGCACCGAGGGCGTGGGCCGGGTGATGGACGAGTTGCGCGAGTCCTTCGAGTACATCATCTGCGACTCGCCGGCAGGAATCGAGAAAGGTGCGCACCTGGCCATGTATTTCGCCGACGAGGCGATCGTGGTGACCAACCCGGAAGTGTCCTCGGTGCGCGACTCCGACCGCATGCTCGGCCTGCTCGCCAGCAAGTCGCGGCGCGCCGAGAATGGCGAGGAGCCGATCAAGGAGCATCTGCTGCTGACCCGCTACAGCCCCGACCGCGTGAACAAGGGCGAGATGCTCGGGGTGGAAGACGTCGAGGAGATCCTCGCCATCCGCCTGCTTGGGGTGATTCCCGAGTCCCAGTCGGTCCTCAAGGCCTCCAACCAGGGCATTCCGGTGATCCTCGACGAACAGAGCGATGCCGGCTTGGCCTATAGCGACGCCGTGGAGCGGCTGCTGGGCAAGGACACGCCGCACCGCTTCCTCGATGTGCAGAAGAAGGGATTCCTGCAACGCCTGTTTGGAGGCCGTGAATGA
- the minC gene encoding septum site-determining protein MinC yields the protein MSQADLLDPAPVFQLKGSMLAITVLELAHNDLARLDRQLSEKVAQAPNFFQNTPLVLALDKLQPGAQRLDLRALLAVCRRHGLRTLAIRASLAEHIAAAQALDLPILPPSSARERPITPGTPAAAPAPKAEKPAEPAVRPTRVVTVPVRGGQQIYAPGGDLLVLAPVSAGAELLADGNIHVYAPMRGRALAGIKGNSQARIFCRTLAAELISIAGRYKVAEDLRRDPNWGEAVHIHLAGDVLNITRL from the coding sequence ATGAGCCAAGCCGACCTCCTCGACCCAGCCCCCGTGTTCCAGCTCAAGGGCAGCATGCTCGCCATCACCGTGCTGGAACTGGCACACAACGACCTGGCCCGTCTCGACCGCCAATTGAGCGAAAAGGTGGCGCAGGCCCCCAACTTCTTCCAGAACACGCCACTGGTCCTCGCCCTGGACAAACTCCAGCCCGGCGCGCAACGGCTCGACCTGCGCGCCCTGCTGGCGGTCTGCCGGCGCCATGGCCTGCGCACCCTGGCGATCCGCGCCAGCCTGGCCGAACACATCGCCGCCGCCCAGGCGCTGGACCTGCCGATCCTGCCGCCCTCCAGCGCGCGGGAGCGGCCGATCACGCCCGGCACCCCGGCCGCTGCACCGGCCCCGAAAGCCGAGAAGCCGGCCGAGCCGGCCGTACGTCCGACGCGGGTGGTCACCGTCCCGGTACGCGGCGGCCAGCAGATCTACGCCCCGGGGGGCGACCTGCTGGTCCTGGCCCCGGTCAGCGCCGGTGCGGAACTGCTCGCCGACGGCAACATCCATGTGTATGCCCCGATGCGGGGCCGCGCCCTGGCCGGCATCAAGGGCAACAGCCAGGCCCGGATCTTTTGCCGGACGCTGGCCGCCGAGCTGATCTCCATCGCCGGCCGCTACAAGGTGGCCGAAGACCTCCGGCGCGATCCGAACTGGGGCGAGGCCGTGCACATTCATCTGGCTGGCGACGTGTTGAACATCACTCGCCTTTAA
- a CDS encoding lipid A biosynthesis lauroyl acyltransferase yields MDRPRFRSCFLHPRFWGLWLGLGLFWLVAQLPYAWLLRLGRWLGALTYRLAGSRRRIARRNLELCFPELSAAEHERLLKENFASMGIAFFEMAISWWWPRRRLARLAHIEGLEHLQRAQAEGRGVILMALHFTTLEIGAALLGQRQTIDGMYREHSNPVFDYVQRRGRERHNADATAIEREDIRAMLKVLRAGRAIWYAPDQDYGRKQSLFVPLFGIPAATVTATTKFARLGKAQVMPFIQTRLADGSGYRLTIHSPLADFPGESEEADCLRINRWVEQAVRQQPEQYLWAHRRFKSRPDGEPSLYQ; encoded by the coding sequence ATGGATCGTCCGCGCTTTCGCAGCTGTTTTCTCCATCCGCGTTTCTGGGGCCTCTGGCTGGGACTGGGGCTGTTCTGGCTGGTCGCCCAGCTGCCCTATGCCTGGCTGTTGCGGCTCGGCCGATGGCTGGGTGCACTGACCTATCGTCTGGCAGGTTCGCGTCGGCGCATCGCCAGGCGCAATCTGGAGCTGTGCTTTCCCGAGCTGTCCGCCGCAGAGCACGAGCGTCTGCTGAAGGAGAACTTCGCCTCGATGGGCATCGCCTTCTTCGAGATGGCCATCAGTTGGTGGTGGCCACGCCGGCGCCTCGCCCGGCTGGCGCACATCGAGGGGCTCGAGCATCTGCAGCGGGCCCAGGCCGAGGGCCGGGGCGTGATCCTCATGGCCCTGCACTTCACCACCCTGGAGATCGGCGCCGCCCTGCTCGGCCAGCGGCAGACCATCGACGGCATGTATCGCGAGCACTCCAACCCGGTCTTCGACTATGTCCAGCGACGCGGTCGCGAGCGGCACAATGCCGATGCCACCGCCATCGAGCGCGAGGACATCCGCGCCATGCTCAAGGTGCTGCGTGCCGGACGCGCCATCTGGTACGCCCCGGACCAGGATTACGGGCGCAAGCAGAGCCTCTTCGTGCCGCTGTTCGGCATCCCGGCGGCGACCGTGACGGCGACGACCAAGTTCGCCCGCCTCGGCAAGGCGCAGGTGATGCCCTTCATCCAGACCCGTCTGGCCGACGGCTCCGGCTACCGGCTGACGATCCATTCGCCGCTGGCGGATTTTCCCGGCGAGAGCGAGGAAGCCGACTGCCTGCGCATCAACCGCTGGGTCGAGCAGGCGGTGCGCCAGCAGCCCGAGCAGTACCTGTGGGCGCACCGGCGCTTCAAGAGCCGGCCGGATGGCGAGCCGAGCCTCTACCAATAG
- a CDS encoding MlaA family lipoprotein produces MAERTWLFAAVLLAGTLQAAAAPVDADGFKHPLDSLQFNTDRDQREFERASLAILNVQDPWERWNRRVYHFNQRFDERVLLPVVRGYRVITPGFVRSGVHNFFGNLAEIPSLLNSLLQLRGRRALDTGTRLLLNTTLGVAGLWDPASRMGLPRQSEDFGQTLGAYGVPAGPYLMLPVLGPSNLRDAGGQLADLLAADRIDYLSVATVSGAHPEISVLKAIDKRDGTPFRYGQLNSPFEYNKIRYVYTRARQLQIEE; encoded by the coding sequence GTGGCTGAACGCACATGGCTCTTCGCCGCCGTACTGCTCGCCGGCACGCTTCAGGCTGCTGCGGCTCCGGTAGATGCGGACGGCTTCAAGCATCCGCTGGACAGCCTGCAGTTCAACACCGACCGAGACCAGCGCGAGTTCGAACGCGCCAGCCTCGCCATCCTGAATGTTCAGGATCCGTGGGAACGCTGGAACCGGCGGGTCTACCACTTCAACCAGCGCTTCGACGAGCGGGTACTGCTGCCGGTGGTGCGCGGTTATCGCGTCATCACTCCGGGATTCGTGCGCAGCGGCGTGCACAACTTCTTCGGCAATCTCGCCGAGATCCCCAGCCTGCTCAACAGCCTGTTGCAGCTGCGCGGCAGGCGCGCCCTGGACACCGGAACCCGCCTGCTGCTCAACACCACCCTGGGCGTCGCCGGCCTGTGGGACCCGGCCAGCCGCATGGGACTGCCCAGGCAGAGCGAGGATTTCGGCCAGACCCTCGGTGCCTACGGCGTGCCTGCGGGCCCCTATCTGATGCTGCCGGTCCTCGGCCCGTCCAATCTGCGCGATGCCGGCGGCCAGTTGGCGGATTTGCTCGCCGCCGACCGGATCGACTACCTGAGCGTCGCCACGGTCAGCGGCGCCCACCCGGAAATATCCGTGCTAAAGGCCATCGACAAGCGCGACGGCACTCCGTTCCGCTACGGACAGCTCAATTCGCCGTTCGAGTACAACAAGATTCGCTACGTCTACACCCGCGCCCGCCAATTGCAGATCGAGGAGTAG
- a CDS encoding serine/threonine protein kinase: MPRLPSIAVLLGGLLLCSRLSAADIDPASYGFPLHNPFEATIATTPPELRPALPLDSEIDQHDYSLSLHPERPFALPGNLRQVRDLRYRLARQAHAAPLIFIISGTGAHYASSLTEHLKRLFYGAGFHVVQLSSPTSYDFMTAASRAATPGLSREDADDLYRVMEAVRAQQADLPVTAYHLTGYSLGALHAAFVSQLDESRGRFGFKRVLLLNPPVNPYNSIRNLDRLVQTDVPGITGNLTFYELILGKLTRYFQRRGYIDLNEALLYDLQQSKERLTDEEMAMLIGSVFRFAAADIAYTSDLINRRGLITPPNYPVEEDTPLAPFFIRALQCNFGCYLDEQLIPQWRLHHNGGSLSQLIEQIGLQVLQEYLAGSRKIAVMHNADDLILGPGDLAFLRRTFGERLTLYPFGGHCGNLNYRVNSQAMLDFFRG; the protein is encoded by the coding sequence ATGCCCCGCCTGCCATCCATCGCCGTTCTGCTCGGCGGCCTGCTGCTCTGCAGTCGCCTGTCGGCGGCCGACATCGACCCGGCGAGCTACGGCTTTCCGCTGCACAACCCCTTCGAGGCTACCATTGCCACCACGCCGCCGGAACTGCGCCCCGCCCTGCCGCTCGACAGCGAGATCGATCAGCACGACTACAGCCTGTCGCTGCACCCGGAGCGTCCGTTCGCGCTGCCGGGCAACCTGCGCCAGGTGCGGGATCTGCGCTATCGACTGGCCCGCCAGGCGCATGCCGCACCGCTGATCTTCATCATCTCCGGCACCGGTGCGCACTATGCCAGCAGTCTCACCGAACACCTGAAACGACTGTTCTACGGCGCCGGCTTCCATGTGGTGCAGCTGTCCTCGCCGACCAGCTACGACTTTATGACCGCCGCCTCGCGCGCCGCCACGCCCGGCCTCAGCCGCGAGGATGCCGACGACCTGTACCGGGTCATGGAGGCGGTGCGGGCACAGCAGGCGGATCTGCCGGTCACTGCCTACCACCTGACCGGCTACAGCCTCGGCGCCCTTCACGCGGCCTTCGTCAGCCAGTTGGACGAGAGCCGCGGGCGCTTCGGCTTCAAGCGCGTGCTGCTGCTCAATCCGCCGGTCAATCCCTACAACTCGATCCGCAACCTCGACCGCCTGGTACAGACCGATGTTCCGGGCATCACCGGCAACCTGACCTTCTACGAGCTGATCCTCGGCAAGCTGACCCGCTACTTCCAGCGCCGCGGCTACATCGACCTCAACGAGGCCCTGCTGTACGACCTGCAGCAGTCGAAGGAACGCCTGACGGACGAGGAAATGGCCATGCTGATCGGCTCGGTGTTTCGCTTCGCCGCCGCCGACATCGCCTATACCTCGGACCTCATCAACCGCCGCGGGCTGATCACGCCACCGAACTACCCGGTCGAGGAGGACACCCCGCTCGCGCCCTTCTTCATCCGCGCCCTGCAGTGCAACTTCGGCTGCTACCTGGACGAACAGCTGATCCCCCAGTGGCGCCTGCACCACAACGGCGGCAGCCTGTCCCAGCTGATCGAGCAGATCGGCCTGCAGGTCCTGCAGGAATACCTGGCCGGCAGCCGCAAGATCGCCGTGATGCACAATGCCGACGACCTCATCCTCGGCCCCGGCGACCTCGCCTTCCTGCGCCGCACCTTCGGCGAACGGCTGACGCTCTATCCGTTCGGCGGGCACTGCGGCAACCTCAACTACCGAGTCAACAGCCAGGCCATGCTGGACTTCTTTCGTGGCTGA